The proteins below come from a single Camelus bactrianus isolate YW-2024 breed Bactrian camel chromosome 2, ASM4877302v1, whole genome shotgun sequence genomic window:
- the LOC123619999 gene encoding homeodomain-only protein isoform X2, protein MSAETASGPTEDQVEILEYNFNKVNKHPDPTTLCLIAAEAGLSEEETQKWFKQRLAQWRQSEGLPSECRSVTD, encoded by the exons ATGTCGGCGGAGACCGCGAGCGGCCCCACTGAGGACCAGGTGGAGATCCTGGAGTACAACTTCAACAAGGTCAACAAGCACCCGGACCCCACCACGCTGTGCCTGATCGCGGCCGAGGCCGGCCTTTCGGAGGAGGAGACCCAG AAATGGTTCAAGCAGCGCCTGGCCCAGTGGCGGCAGTCAGAAGGCCTACCCTCAGAGTGCAGATCCGTCACGGACTAG
- the LOC123619999 gene encoding uncharacterized protein LOC123619999 isoform X1, whose amino-acid sequence MSAETASGPTEDQVEILEYNFNKVNKHPDPTTLCLIAAEAGLSEEETQALTTGKHLRPQSSERGNIWQVWGKRLLWQPSVISYWVGSHLPTSHLPSLP is encoded by the exons ATGTCGGCGGAGACCGCGAGCGGCCCCACTGAGGACCAGGTGGAGATCCTGGAGTACAACTTCAACAAGGTCAACAAGCACCCGGACCCCACCACGCTGTGCCTGATCGCGGCCGAGGCCGGCCTTTCGGAGGAGGAGACCCAG GCCTTGACCACAGGGAAGCATCTGAGACCCCAGAGCTCAGAAAGAGGCAACATTTGGCAAGTTTGGGGAAAGAGGCTTCTTTGGCAACCCTCTGTCATCTCCTACTGGGTGGGATCTCATCTTCCAACTTCCCATCTTCCCAGCCTTCCTTAA